tttatgatgagtatttatgttatttgacgtggctctctgcaatttctccggatattttggaggcatttctgaacatggcgccaatgtaaactgaggtttttgtatataaatatgaactttatcaaacaaaacatatatgtattgtgtaacatgaagtcctatgagtgtcatctgatgaagatcatcaaaggttagtgattcattttatctctatttctgctttttgtgactcctgtctttggctggaaaaatgactgtttgtctgtgattttgcggtgacctaacataatcgtttgtggtgctttcgctgaaaagcctatttgtaatcgaacactttggtgggattaacaacaagattacctttaaaatggtataagatacatgtatgtttgaggaattttaattatgagatttctgttgtttgaatttggcgccctgcactttcactggctgttgtcatatcgatcccgttaacgggattgcagccataaaaagttaaaaacaaaatatcttatgtttcactgagtcgttgTGGAACGACGACGCAGATAATATAGTTGTCTggtttttccgtgcatcggcaggacagaacagctacgtctggtaagacgaggggtgggggtgtgtgtctagttgtcaataacagctggtgtgcgatgtctaatattaaggaagtctgaggtattgctcgcctgaggtagagtacctcatgataagctgtagaccatactatttaccaagagagtttatctatatttttcgtagcagtctatttaccaccacaaactgatgctggcactaagactgcactcaacgagctgtataaggtctaagcaaacaagaaaatgctcatccagaagatGAGTTCCTAGTGgccagagactttaatgcaggcaaacataAAACCGTTTAACCTCATTTTACCTCACCTAATACAAagttctccctcgccctccatttggcaaatctcaccataattctatcctcctgattcctgcttacaagcaaaaactaaagcaggaattaccagtgactcgatcaatacggaagtggtctgaTGACGCGGACGCTAtgcttacaggactgttttgctagcacagactggaatatgttcagggattcatccaatagcattgaggagtataccacctcagtgactggcttcatcaataagtgcatcgacgacatcgtcctcacagtgaccattcgtacatatcccaaccagaagccatggattacaggcaacatccgcaccgagctaaaggctagagctgctgcttttaaggagcgggacacttatctagacgcttataagaaatcctgctatgctgTCAGACAAACTattaaacaggcaaagcatcaatacaggactaagaatgaatcatactacaccggctctgacactcgtcggatgtagcagggcttctaaactattacggactacaaagggaaacccagccacgaactgcccagtgacgcgagcctaccagacgagctaaatgtcttttatttggtattttattaaaaacataaaacagaatggcataatacagaacatcaatagaaaacagcagctcaaggacagaactatacATATTTTTTAAAAAGACAcaagtagcctacatatcaaaacatacacacaaactatctaggtcaaataggggcgAGGCGTTGTGCCGCAAggtgttttatctgttttttttttaaaccagatttgctgtttatttgagcaatatgagatggaagttccatgcaataagggccctatataatatcgtatgttttcttgaatttgttctggatttggggactgtgaaaagacctctggtggcatgcctggtgggataagtgtgtgtgtcagagctgtgtgtaagttgacaatgcaaacaatttgggattttcaacacattaatgattcttataaaaataagaagtgatgcagtcagtctctcctcaactcttaaccaagagagactggcatgcatagtatttatatcagccctctgaatacaattaagagcaaaacgtgccactctgttctgggccagctgcagcttaactaggtctttgcttgcagcactcgaccacatgACTGgtcaataatcaagattagacaaaactagagcctgcagaacttacTTTTTGgaatgtggtgtcaaaaaagcagagcatctttattacggctagacctctcatctttacaaccattgaatctatatgttttgaccatgacagtttacaatctaaggtaacaccaagtaatttagtctcctaaacatgttcaacagccacaccattcattaccagattcagctgaggtctagcacttaaggaATTATTTGTACCAAattcaatgctcttagttttagagatgttcaggaccagtttattaatggccacccattccaaaacatactgcaactctttgttaagggtttcagtgacttcattagctgtggttgctgatgcgcatacagttgaatcatcagcatacatggacacacatgctttgtttaatgctagtggcaggtcattggtaaaatagaaaagagtagagggcctagagagctgccctgcggtacacaacatgctcgcttcgaggcaagcaacactgaagcatgcatgagagcaccagctgttccagacaactgtgtgatcacactctccgtagccaatgtgagcaagatctTTAAGACAGGACAACATtcacagattaccaggacgtgtactcagagcatgcgcggaccaactggcaagtgttttcactgacaatttcaacctctccctgaccaagtctgtaatacctagatgtttcaagcagaccagcaaagtccctgtgtccaagaaagcgaaggtaacctgcctaaatgactactgccctgtagaactcacgtcggtagccatgaagtgctttgaaaggctggtcatggctcacaacaccatcatcctggaaaccctagatccactccaattcgcataccgccccaacagatccacagatgatgcaatcgcactccacactgccctttcccacctgaacaaaaggaactcctgtgagaatgctgttcattgactacagctcagcgttcaacaccatagtgcccacaaagctcatcactaagctgaggaccctgggactaaacacctccctctgcaactggatcctggacttcctgacgggccccccccacgtggtaagggtaggcaacaacacatctaccacgctgatcctcaacacggggtgcgtgtccctcctgtactccctgttcacccacgactgcgtgaccaagcacgactccaacaccatcattaagtttgctgacgacacaacagtgatcaccgacaatgatgagacagcctatagggagatcagagacctggcagtgtggtgccaggataacaacctctacttcaacgtgatcaagacaaaaggagctgatcgtggactacaggaaaagaatggccgaacacacccccattcacatcgacagggccgtAGTGGAGCGGGTAGAGAGTTTGAAGTcccttggtgtctacatcaccggcaaactatcatggtccaaccacaccaagacagccgtgaagagggcacgacaacacctttccccccccaggagactgaaaatatttggtatGGGTCCCATTAACCTCAAAAAGTTCTGGAGCTGCACCATCACCGCCTGGCATGGCAACGGCTTGGCATCCAACCGTaaggagctacagagggtagtacgtacggcccagtacatcactggggccaagcttcctgccatccaggacctaaatactaggcggtgtcagagtaaggcccaaaaaattgtcaaagactccagtctcccaagtcatagactgttctctctgctaccgcagggcaagcggtatcggagcgccaagtctaggtccaaaaggctccttaacagcttctatcccaagccataagactgctgaacaattaaccaAATGGCCAACCGGACTATTTATATTGACCCCCACCCCcccgactaacctgtacccccgcacattgacccagtgctggtaccccctgtatatagcattgttattgtgttacattttattttttttgttaattttgtaaacattttcttaactctttcttgaactgcattattggttaagggcatgtaagtaagcatttcaaggtaaggtctacacctgttgtattctgcgcatgtgacaaataaaatttgatttgctaTACCTATCCAATTGCTTTCACCTATCCAATCCCCTTATATCTAGGCCTACACAAGTGTAGGAGCCAGAAATTGTTTCTGGAATGAGGCTATGTTTCTGTTGGCGCAAATGTTGGGGTTTCCTTTCTGCTGGAGCTTGCAGCTGCACATTCTGTAACTTTTCAATTAGTTTGTGTACGTCCAGCTGCAGTTTCCTTCTGTGTTGCCAGGAGTTCTCTTTGTGGTCGTCTATGCATTCCCCTCTTCCTCGGTATCCATGGCAACATGGGGGGAAGGGTTTAGCTTAACCTTCTtacccccccccttctcctgagccgcttcctgtttcctgtctgaGGCCCCTGAAGCGGCTCTCTTCCTGTAAGATCCCCTGGGGTCACGCTGGACGCCTCGACCCTTCTGCTGTTTCAGTGGTTTCTTAGGGAGCTGGGTGTCTGTCTGGGTCTCGCTCTGGGTCTCTTGGCAGCACAGCAGGGGCTGGGTTTGAGTCCCGTTGTGGTGGGGCTGGGCTATCACATTGAGCCGTTTCAAGGAGAGTAGGGAGCCGAATGGGCCCTGGGAATTCGGAATGGTGATAACAGGGGGGTTGACGAGGGACACGGAAGACCGAAGGGCCGGGTAAGGCCTAGTTTTGACAGCCGTCCCAGAGGGAGTTTGGTGTGAAGGCATGGTGTTTACTAGACAGGCGATTAGCTGCACCTGGTAGTCAATGAGGGTAGAGATGATGTTGAAGGCGGCGTCCATCACGCCCGTGCTCATACTGTGGGTCACGTTGTCCATCAGACGACTGTTAGCTGGGTCCCTGAAACACAGTCTCATCTCCTCTAGTTGGGCTctgagaggggtgggggaggagtGAGAGGACTAATTAACAAACTGACAAATAGGAAAAGACTAAACGGTGACGAATACATCATTCTCCTATCTATGGGACATATTCAGAAGTTAAGATGCTTTGAAATACCAGTAGTAATTGGCATTGATGAATCGATGACCTTGGACCCAACATACAGTATACATGAGAGCTTACTTGGTATCGATGATCTTGGACCAGTGCTGCACAGGGTTGGTCTCTTCTATGAGCTGCTCGGCCATGTTGGTGAAGTTGAGGTGTTTGATAGCTAGGGACTTCATGTCACTACACAGCATTGTGGTGTCGcctgaaggaacacacacacacacacacgttacagaAGTTGAGGTAATCATTTTAGGTAGCTAGGGACATGCCACTACCCAGCGTTCTTGTGTCACCTGGagaaaatctctctctccctcttaccctCGGTGAGCCTGGTGAAGGCACTGGTGATATAGGCAGGGGTCTCGACAGGGGGGATTCCAGCCTTAATCAGGTTTTTCACCAATCTGTTCTTGCTGTCTAGGTCTGCCGGGTTCTTCCCAGTGTACATCAGCAATGTCCTCACTGACATCTTCTCTGGCGCATCCATCCTCCTCAACACCTATCAATCAATGGGTAAACATCAATCATTTAAATGACCATTGAACAATCCCAGATCCCAAAGTGTACCTTTAAATTAAATGAAAacaatatatacactgaacaaaaatataaaacgcaacatgtaaagtgttggtcccatgtttcatgacctgaaataaaagatcccagaaatgttccatacacacaaaaagctaatttctctcagatgttgtgcacaaatgtctactttgccaagataatccatccacctgacaggtgtggcatatcaagaagctgattaaacagcatgatcgttacacaggtaCGCCTTGTGCGGGGGACAATAAagtactctaaaatgtgcagttttgtcacacaagaccacagatatctcaagttttgagggagcgtgcaattggcatgctgactgcaggaatgtccaccagagctgttgcactGAGAATTTAatgctaatttctctaccatacgcCGCCTCCAATAccgttttagaaaatttggcagtacgtccaaccggcctcacaaccgcagaccacatgtaaccacaccagcccaggacctccacatccggcttcttcacctgcaggatcgtctgagaccagccactaggacagctgatgaaactgaggagtatttctgtatgtaataaagcccttttgtatgGAAAATcctattctgattggctgggcctagctccccagtgggtgggcctatgccctcccaggcccatccatggctgagcccctgcccagtcatgtgaaatccatagattagggcctaatcaatttatttaaattgactgatttccttacatgaactgtaactttaTTTAATAAAAACTTTTTtagccccttttctccccaatttcgtaatatccaattggtagttgcagtcttgtcccatcgctgcaactcccgtatgcgtcctctgaaacacgaccctgccaagccgcactgcttcttgacacaatactcgcttaacccggaagccaggaaACACCGTACctctggcgaccgtgtcagcgtgcatgcgcctggaccgccacaggagtcgctagagcgccgGCCAAACccccccctaacccggacaacgctgggccaattgtgcaccaatTTATGGGTCCCCCGGTGGCGGCCGGCTAcaacacagcccgggatcaaacccggtctgtagtgacgcctcaagcacggcgatgcagtgccttagaccactgcgccactcgggaggcctaaatcgttgaaattgttgcgtttatatttttgttcagtatatgataTTTACTGTTACCTCTTCTTTGTGGACCAGGTATGGCTGTGGTGCAGGTCTCACATCTCCGTGTTGCAGCATAGAGACCACCTCTGCCACGACGGTAGGGGTCTGAGTCTGGGCATCAGTCTTGGTTGGGGCTGCATCCCTGGCTGTCGGAGGCTGGTGTTGGAAGTGAACCATCTTCCTAGTCTGCCTTGGAGCATTAGGAGGGTCTGTTCTCCCTACTGCAGGCTGGGTTTGGGCTTTGACACTGGCTACATTCTGGGATTGAACTGTGACCCCAGTTGGAGTCTTGATCTGGGATTGTCCTGGCACTTTAAGTGGGTCTATTTTCCCAGCTGTAGTTTGGGGTTGAGTCGTGATCCTGGCTGTAGTTTGGGGTTGGATCCTGACCCTAGCAGCATTCTGGGGCTGAGCTAATACGTAGATGTGTTTCCTAGTGCCTGGTACCTGGGTTTGCGTCGAGCCCCCAGCGGAGAAAGGTTGGGATACAATATAGATGTGTTTTGTGGATGGGACTGGAGTCCGGGTTTGGGTTGCATCTGCAGTGGGACTCTGAATCTGGATTTGTGGCTCTTTAGGAGCCCGCCGGGGCATGGGTACTACGTAGATGCGCTTCTTGGGGACACCGACTGATGTTTGAGAGTGGGTCACGACCACAACTGGAGTCGAGACCTGGGAAGGCCCTGGCAGTTTGGAGGGAAGTAAAAGCATTTAAAATCcacagtaactgtgttgttttcTGACAACATGTACTTTGCAATTTGTTTCAAATTGCAGTATTCATACGTTTATTAAAGTGTATTCAGCCAGCACCTCCAAGTTCATGCTAAATGCTCTGCCTTTTCTCTAGTGACAAAAATACAAGCCGAGAGAACCATATACCTACCGGCTCTCTAAAAAGTCGGGTTAACAATTATTCCCTGTGGACATTTGTATCAAATTTCGAGTGGTTGAAAGGCTAACCGCTCAGACAACTGGTAGAGTgttcaaatgtaattttattcaacattttggcTTATAAGGAAAAATTTGAGATAAGTTTCAGACTTTACATCAAGCATTGGTATAAAAATCTGATTAATAAGGCAACCTTTAATTCATGCTTCAGACAATGTATAGGGTAGCCATCTACATACCTGCATATTTCTCTACATTCTTGGCCAGATGGATCATATCCTTTCCCACAGGGGTTCTGTTCCCTGCAATTAAATTAGAGAAGTCCTTGGTCACCAGCAAAGCAGGGTTTCTTATCAATCCTGGTTTTggagatatgtaaacattgtaTTATTGTCCAGTACTAACACATTAAATCAGCCAATCAAGGACTGGATAGTTAGTTGATACTAGTTTGTCAGGTCAGGTGTGTTATTGTCAGTGCAcagctaaaatgtaaatgtgcaaCCCTTATGGGTTCCTAGAACGAGGGAAGCATCGCAAGTCAATGCACACACCTAATCACCACCTTCCCTCCCACACACTCCCCTgccacattcaaaacaactgggaactctgggggggAAATGAGCTCCGACTGGGGAAATCGTTTTTGAACAGTCTCCAAGTcagaaactctggcatctttctggaactctgactttccgacctgaagatcactgacgtcatggtTTGACCTCGTTTTTTCCAAGTTCacatgccgcgttcaaaacaactccATGTCAAATCATGAAGTctgtgatcttcaggtcagaaagtcAGCTCTCCAGAAAAAAGGCCAGAGCTTCCGAGTTTGACTTCTGAGTAGGATGACCGTTAATCATTTTTTCCCCCGTCAAAGCTGGTTTCTTttcagttcccagttgttttgaaagcactgaagtcagatttcccagttgtcttgaaagcgccATCTTTTTCTCTCCTCCTGCTCTGTCTGTGACAGTCCAGACATATCAAAGagttttataactaacccaagaaaGACCaaagcctgtcgtttccaatgagAGCAAATTAATCATAGTAGGTAGAACAAGCGAGGGGTGGGCAGACCCAAGCACTAGCCAGTGAGATCTTATGGGCGCATTCTAGAATGAGTTGCATATTTCCGTTATGGAACGCCTACCCTGTGAAGTgcgcaataactcaattcgcccttgcactcctaaacaacacACTTGTCTACAAAACTTTGTTAactctgttcgtaacagattttagttttgggaacagaaaactgtaatgATGTATAATGTTTAAATGATGAGAAAATTATCTGAACGTCAGCCAAAggccatctcactccatctcctcccactgccggccactgggcttcctttCATCACCATgtggaaacgccaaccggatgcttaagatttatacatccggtgaaacatCTGGATCATTGTTCAAGCTGTGATATCATCATCATACCCAAacagctagctaattagctacaaCATCATGCTGATAGGCAATAACTAGCGTACAGCTAACACATAAATGCATGCATTTGAAATGCAAACAGTCACAAACTCTGACTGGCTAGCAAAGCGAAGCAAAGCAAACATCACAAACTAGCTAtcgcttgttagctagctactttgcTAGTACtacagttagctaacgttacaatcTGTGTTTGCCAGTTAACAAACACCTTGTGAAATGTAAATAGTTACGttaatatttactaaataatatCCATGCACTCCCAATCGCTAGTAAGTTTATGCGAGGGTGAAATAATTTAGCAAGCTACCTGAGGGCTCCATGTTGATGATGCGTTATAAAATAACGTTG
This genomic stretch from Salvelinus namaycush isolate Seneca chromosome 4, SaNama_1.0, whole genome shotgun sequence harbors:
- the LOC120045430 gene encoding uncharacterized protein LOC120045430, whose amino-acid sequence is MEPSGNRTPVGKDMIHLAKNVEKYAGPSQVSTPVVVVTHSQTSVGVPKKRIYVVPMPRRAPKEPQIQIQSPTADATQTRTPVPSTKHIYIVSQPFSAGGSTQTQVPGTRKHIYVLAQPQNAARVRIQPQTTARITTQPQTTAGKIDPLKVPGQSQIKTPTGVTVQSQNVASVKAQTQPAVGRTDPPNAPRQTRKMVHFQHQPPTARDAAPTKTDAQTQTPTVVAEVVSMLQHGDVRPAPQPYLVHKEEVLRRMDAPEKMSVRTLLMYTGKNPADLDSKNRLVKNLIKAGIPPVETPAYITSAFTRLTEGDTTMLCSDMKSLAIKHLNFTNMAEQLIEETNPVQHWSKIIDTKAQLEEMRLCFRDPANSRLMDNVTHSMSTGVMDAAFNIISTLIDYQVQLIACLVNTMPSHQTPSGTAVKTRPYPALRSSVSLVNPPVITIPNSQGPFGSLLSLKRLNVIAQPHHNGTQTQPLLCCQETQSETQTDTQLPKKPLKQQKGRGVQRDPRGSYRKRAASGASDRKQEAAQEKGGGKKVKLNPSPHVAMDTEEEGNA